The following are encoded together in the Adhaeribacter arboris genome:
- a CDS encoding FG-GAP repeat domain-containing protein: protein MPKVFVPALALVLLVNICSGQSKEKAPPGSKPLKFVKQQIAAESFESVDVFDVNNDKIPDLVSGSYWYEGPKFLNRHYIGEVKRFGEYWDDFSTVPLDVNGDHKIDFVTGGWFGKTLTWRENPGNGQEWPEHRIAEAGNIETTRAWDVDGDGVPEIIPNTPNDSLVIYRLVKNSQGKGTGRFEPHRIMGKHGHGLGFGDVNNDGRGDLLVENGWLEAPAQPFKQTWNFHEDFKLGTSSVPILVADVNKDGLNDLIVGQGHGYGLHWYEQKKDKKSKKSTWLKHAIDLNNSQFHTMHWLDLDGDGQEELITGKRYRAHNGNDPGEFDPLGIYYYKWNGESFTKQIVSYGPFGEGKGAGIYFSVTDLTGSGRKDIIVAGKDGLYVFFNQGSE, encoded by the coding sequence ATGCCAAAAGTTTTCGTTCCTGCCTTAGCGCTGGTTTTACTGGTAAATATCTGTTCGGGTCAGTCTAAAGAAAAAGCGCCGCCAGGCAGCAAACCGCTGAAATTTGTTAAACAGCAAATTGCGGCCGAAAGCTTTGAATCGGTGGATGTGTTTGACGTGAATAACGATAAAATACCCGACCTTGTATCGGGTTCTTATTGGTACGAAGGTCCGAAGTTTTTAAACCGGCATTACATTGGCGAAGTAAAACGCTTTGGCGAATACTGGGACGATTTTTCGACGGTACCCTTAGATGTAAACGGCGACCACAAAATAGATTTTGTTACCGGCGGCTGGTTCGGTAAAACTTTAACCTGGCGCGAAAATCCGGGTAACGGACAAGAATGGCCGGAACACCGAATTGCCGAAGCTGGTAACATAGAAACTACCCGCGCCTGGGACGTAGATGGCGACGGTGTACCCGAAATTATTCCGAATACCCCCAATGATTCTTTGGTTATTTACCGCTTAGTTAAAAATAGCCAGGGCAAAGGAACCGGTCGCTTTGAGCCGCACCGGATAATGGGGAAACACGGCCACGGCTTAGGTTTTGGGGATGTAAACAACGACGGCCGGGGCGACTTACTGGTAGAGAATGGCTGGCTCGAAGCGCCGGCTCAGCCGTTTAAACAAACCTGGAATTTCCACGAAGATTTTAAACTGGGAACTTCCAGTGTACCGATTCTGGTGGCCGATGTCAATAAAGATGGTTTAAATGACCTGATTGTAGGCCAGGGGCACGGTTACGGTTTGCACTGGTACGAGCAGAAAAAAGATAAAAAATCAAAAAAATCTACTTGGCTAAAACACGCCATCGACTTAAACAACTCGCAGTTTCATACCATGCATTGGCTCGATTTAGATGGCGATGGGCAGGAAGAATTAATAACCGGCAAACGTTATCGCGCCCATAACGGCAACGACCCTGGCGAATTTGATCCTTTAGGAATTTATTATTACAAATGGAACGGCGAATCATTCACGAAACAAATTGTGAGTTATGGGCCATTCGGTGAAGGCAAAGGCGCGGGCATTTATTTCAGCGTTACCGACCTGACCGGTTCGGGAAGAAAAGATATTATTGTAGCCGGGAAAGACGGGCTTTATGTATTTTTTAATCAAGGGAGTGAGTAA
- a CDS encoding 3-keto-disaccharide hydrolase, protein MHKKSFFSCIPVAILCVGLLTGNCQNKNINKSQRDKEGFTSIFDGKTLKGWEGDPKYWRVEKGTLVGEITPTTLLKTNSFIIWRGGTPADFELKGSFKITTDGNTGVNYRSEQLTDIPFALKGYQADIDGKIRYTGQNYEERGRTTLAYRGEIVTVNTQENAENPESFRANVKNNAWQARQVTGSLGKSDSLQTLIKSDDWNDFHLVVKGNRLQHYVNGVLMSDVTDNDTANRKMSGLLGVQVHVGPPMKVQYRNLRLKQL, encoded by the coding sequence ATGCATAAAAAATCGTTTTTTTCCTGTATCCCGGTGGCTATCCTGTGTGTGGGCTTATTAACCGGTAATTGCCAGAATAAAAATATAAACAAGAGCCAACGCGACAAGGAAGGGTTTACTTCCATATTTGATGGCAAAACTTTAAAAGGCTGGGAAGGGGACCCGAAATACTGGCGCGTAGAAAAGGGCACTTTGGTGGGCGAAATTACTCCCACTACGCTCTTAAAAACCAATTCGTTTATTATCTGGCGCGGCGGTACTCCGGCTGATTTTGAATTAAAAGGTTCGTTCAAAATAACTACCGACGGCAACACCGGCGTCAATTACCGCAGCGAACAACTAACCGATATTCCTTTTGCCTTAAAAGGGTACCAAGCCGATATTGACGGAAAAATCCGGTATACGGGGCAAAATTACGAAGAGCGCGGCCGCACCACTCTGGCTTACCGCGGCGAAATTGTTACTGTAAATACCCAGGAAAATGCAGAAAACCCGGAGTCGTTCCGGGCCAACGTTAAAAATAATGCCTGGCAGGCGCGCCAGGTTACCGGCTCTTTGGGCAAAAGCGATTCACTGCAAACCTTGATAAAAAGCGACGACTGGAACGACTTTCACCTCGTGGTAAAAGGCAACCGGTTGCAGCATTACGTAAACGGGGTTTTAATGAGCGATGTAACCGATAATGATACCGCTAACCGTAAAATGAGCGGTTTACTGGGCGTGCAAGTACACGTAGGCCCACCCATGAAAGTACAGTATCGTAACTTACGCTTGAAGCAGTTATAA
- a CDS encoding Gfo/Idh/MocA family protein, with protein MSNKKELRIGLIGGGFMGRTHTNGYKRVSDFFPELTHRPVLKAVCTRNEAKVKAFAEQWGYESYETDWRQVIARDDIDAVDICTPNDTHAEIAIAAAKAGKMVLCEKPLARTLAESQEMVDAIEKAGVPNTVWYNYRRLPAVTLAKNIIDSGKLGRIFHYRANFLQDWTISADVPQGGAGTWRLDVEAAGSGVTGDLLAHCIDTALWLNGGITDVSAVTETFVKERTHALTGQKQQVGIDDACIFHCHFENGSLGLFESTRYARGHKALYTFEINGEHASIRWDLHDLNRLEYFDHRDESIVRGWRSIHVTDGDQPYMDKWWVPGLSIGYEHSFIHQVADFLKALETGEPCSPTFQEALETQKVCEAVLESAATRSWKSTGIGELVK; from the coding sequence ATGAGCAATAAAAAAGAACTAAGAATTGGATTAATTGGCGGTGGTTTTATGGGACGCACGCACACGAACGGCTATAAACGCGTGAGCGACTTTTTCCCGGAATTAACGCACCGGCCCGTTTTAAAGGCTGTGTGTACCCGCAACGAAGCCAAAGTAAAAGCCTTTGCCGAGCAATGGGGTTATGAATCGTACGAAACAGATTGGCGCCAGGTAATTGCCCGCGACGATATTGATGCTGTAGATATTTGTACGCCTAACGATACCCACGCTGAAATTGCCATTGCGGCGGCTAAAGCCGGTAAAATGGTACTTTGCGAAAAACCTTTGGCTCGTACTCTGGCCGAATCGCAAGAAATGGTAGATGCCATTGAAAAAGCTGGCGTACCAAATACGGTTTGGTACAATTACCGCCGTTTACCGGCCGTAACCCTGGCTAAAAATATTATTGATTCAGGTAAACTAGGCCGTATATTTCATTACCGGGCAAATTTTTTGCAGGATTGGACCATTAGTGCCGATGTTCCCCAAGGAGGAGCCGGTACCTGGCGGCTGGATGTAGAAGCAGCTGGTTCCGGCGTAACCGGCGATTTGCTGGCGCATTGCATTGATACGGCCTTATGGCTGAATGGAGGCATTACCGATGTATCGGCGGTTACGGAAACGTTTGTTAAAGAACGAACCCATGCTCTTACCGGTCAGAAACAACAAGTAGGTATTGATGATGCTTGTATTTTCCATTGTCATTTCGAAAACGGTTCTCTGGGTTTGTTTGAATCAACCCGCTATGCCCGCGGTCATAAGGCCTTGTATACCTTTGAAATCAACGGCGAGCATGCCTCCATCCGCTGGGATTTGCACGATTTAAACCGGCTGGAGTATTTTGATCACCGCGATGAATCGATTGTGCGGGGCTGGCGTTCTATTCACGTTACCGATGGGGACCAACCGTACATGGATAAATGGTGGGTGCCTGGCTTATCTATTGGGTACGAGCATTCCTTTATTCATCAGGTAGCTGACTTTTTGAAAGCCCTGGAGACTGGCGAACCTTGCTCCCCTACCTTCCAGGAAGCCTTGGAAACCCAAAAAGTTTGCGAAGCCGTACTTGAATCGGCAGCAACCCGTAGCTGGAAAAGTACCGGAATCGGCGAATTGGTTAAGTAA
- a CDS encoding sugar phosphate isomerase/epimerase family protein, with protein MPENNYPKIHNATWPGIVGKGPDSEPVIPFDTMLQMTAAAEMDGIKFDGVDLGLFNPHINLEGSLEDIRRAAEEVADKVAAYNLNVGSLVAPIWGGPAMGSAAERATFVDMVRRSCEFGKVLRERGVRPYGVIRIDSASSPESWEQDPVNNSKLIAQTFQEACDVAAEYGERLAAEGEICWGGMHSWRTMVQTLEAVNRPNMGFQADMAHTLLYLLGYNHPEDRILPENYDWSDRSVLTEGLKTITNALRPWTIDFHVAQNDSTVFGSGSHDKTGRHCLATDPNGKLDIVQDAGFWLRDENGELTKAVQHICWDGCMFPNDVMMNQQTWNDILATMIKVRQAHGWHEPVQVNEESLIG; from the coding sequence ATGCCTGAAAATAATTATCCTAAAATCCATAATGCCACCTGGCCGGGCATTGTGGGAAAAGGTCCCGATTCGGAGCCAGTAATTCCTTTCGACACCATGCTCCAAATGACCGCCGCCGCTGAAATGGATGGTATTAAATTCGACGGAGTGGACCTTGGTTTGTTTAACCCGCACATTAATTTGGAAGGCAGTCTGGAAGATATTCGGCGGGCAGCCGAAGAGGTAGCCGATAAAGTTGCGGCATATAATTTAAATGTAGGTAGCTTGGTCGCTCCAATCTGGGGTGGTCCGGCCATGGGCAGCGCGGCAGAACGGGCCACTTTCGTGGATATGGTTCGTCGGTCCTGCGAGTTTGGTAAAGTTTTGCGGGAGCGCGGCGTTCGGCCTTACGGCGTTATCCGCATCGACTCTGCCAGTTCGCCGGAATCCTGGGAACAAGACCCGGTCAACAATTCGAAACTGATTGCCCAAACTTTCCAGGAAGCTTGCGATGTAGCGGCCGAATACGGTGAACGTTTAGCCGCGGAAGGCGAAATATGCTGGGGTGGGATGCATAGCTGGCGCACGATGGTACAAACCTTAGAAGCCGTTAATCGCCCTAACATGGGTTTTCAGGCGGATATGGCGCACACCTTACTTTACCTTTTAGGCTACAATCACCCGGAAGACCGTATTTTACCGGAAAATTACGACTGGAGCGACCGTTCCGTCTTAACCGAAGGCTTAAAAACTATCACCAATGCCTTGCGGCCCTGGACCATCGACTTCCACGTAGCGCAAAACGACAGCACCGTATTTGGCTCCGGTTCTCATGACAAAACCGGCCGGCATTGTTTGGCTACCGATCCTAACGGCAAACTCGACATCGTTCAAGATGCCGGTTTCTGGTTGCGCGACGAAAATGGGGAATTAACTAAAGCGGTGCAACATATCTGCTGGGATGGGTGCATGTTCCCGAACGATGTCATGATGAACCAGCAAACCTGGAACGACATTCTGGCTACCATGATTAAAGTGCGGCAAGCCCACGGGTGGCACGAACCGGTACAAGTAAACGAAGAATCCTTAATCGGTTAA
- a CDS encoding class I mannose-6-phosphate isomerase produces METKEKLSLAAKALEQGKGILRLAPTWVPRSFCVPGRRIKLHPDDYYVLGGERGGIDERWLSSTTPAKNGPLTGENEGLSAVVFNDGAKDQQILLKDAISELKGEIIGERLWNEYQAWPMYSKFFDNMGPLPHHIHHSDEYAAMVGQLGKPEAYYFPPQLNNHGGDFPYTFFGIAPGTTKEQIKECLENFTKGDNKITNYSSAYRLEPGTGWDVPPGILHAPGSLCTYEPQKASDIFAMYQSLVNEAIIPEELLWNGTPEDRKGDYDLLVEVIDWEANVDPNFMQNHFMRPKPVRDLAEMQAEGYVENWICYKNEAYSAKELTVLPGQTVTIKDSAAYGLIVMQGHGKMGVWDIETPALIRYGQLTNDEFFVSEKAASEGITISNPSTSDPIVMLKHFGPGNPDLVL; encoded by the coding sequence ATGGAAACTAAGGAAAAATTAAGTTTAGCGGCAAAAGCATTAGAACAAGGTAAAGGTATATTACGGTTAGCCCCCACCTGGGTGCCTCGTTCTTTTTGCGTACCCGGCCGCAGAATTAAGTTGCACCCCGATGATTATTATGTGCTCGGCGGCGAACGGGGAGGAATTGATGAAAGGTGGTTATCCTCTACTACCCCGGCTAAAAACGGTCCGCTTACCGGCGAAAACGAGGGCCTTAGCGCCGTTGTGTTTAATGATGGTGCCAAGGACCAGCAAATTCTGTTGAAAGACGCGATTAGCGAATTAAAAGGAGAAATAATTGGCGAGCGTCTGTGGAACGAGTACCAGGCCTGGCCCATGTATTCCAAGTTTTTTGATAATATGGGACCCTTGCCCCACCACATTCATCACAGCGATGAGTACGCGGCTATGGTGGGCCAGTTAGGGAAACCAGAAGCCTATTATTTCCCGCCGCAACTCAACAACCACGGCGGCGATTTTCCTTATACCTTCTTCGGTATTGCCCCGGGTACTACCAAAGAACAAATTAAAGAATGCCTGGAAAACTTTACCAAAGGCGATAATAAAATAACGAACTACTCTTCGGCTTACCGCTTAGAGCCAGGTACGGGTTGGGATGTGCCGCCCGGAATATTACACGCCCCCGGCAGTTTATGTACGTATGAGCCCCAAAAAGCTTCTGATATTTTTGCCATGTACCAATCTCTGGTAAATGAAGCCATTATACCGGAGGAGTTACTTTGGAATGGTACTCCCGAAGACCGTAAAGGTGATTATGATTTGTTAGTGGAGGTGATTGATTGGGAAGCCAACGTGGATCCTAATTTTATGCAGAATCATTTTATGCGGCCTAAACCGGTAAGGGATTTAGCCGAGATGCAGGCCGAAGGCTACGTTGAAAACTGGATTTGCTACAAAAACGAAGCGTATAGCGCGAAAGAATTAACCGTACTGCCGGGTCAAACCGTTACCATTAAGGACAGCGCCGCTTACGGGTTAATTGTCATGCAGGGCCACGGCAAAATGGGCGTATGGGATATTGAAACTCCCGCTTTAATTCGTTACGGGCAATTAACCAACGACGAATTTTTTGTCAGCGAAAAAGCTGCCTCCGAAGGTATTACCATCAGTAATCCATCTACCTCCGACCCTATTGTAATGCTAAAACATTTCGGACCGGGAAATCCGGATTTGGTACTGTAA
- a CDS encoding aldose 1-epimerase family protein encodes MIPQPWQDKISHPTQLGGIETAVLDNGPGKGTRIAWINTGTGLRYKVVLDRAMDIADAFYNQHSLAWISHGGITAPEPFSNHGLEWLRTFGGGLITTCGLSHVGGPEQDATGERGLHGQISNIPAEIESIIQPDPFTGQMEMSITGRMKQTQVLGPSLELKRNLSSTLGRASIRIKDEVINRGNTPAPHMLLYHCNFGWPLVDEGTDIIWNGEWQSPGEVTSTKIFREGNNFRKCSPPLDTHAGSGEEVAFIQVTPDAAGWCTTGLHNARLNLAVALRFQKAQLPWFTNWQHWGKNEYVTGLEPGTHPPIGQAKAREQQQLLFINPGESRHYELEIEVFTSPDSILKFLQNNISAD; translated from the coding sequence TTGATACCACAACCTTGGCAAGATAAAATTTCTCACCCAACTCAACTGGGTGGCATTGAAACCGCCGTGTTGGACAATGGTCCCGGTAAAGGAACCCGGATTGCCTGGATCAATACCGGCACCGGTCTCCGGTATAAAGTAGTGCTGGACCGGGCCATGGATATTGCCGATGCCTTTTACAACCAACATAGCCTGGCTTGGATCAGTCACGGTGGTATTACGGCCCCGGAACCTTTTTCGAACCATGGCCTGGAATGGCTACGAACTTTCGGCGGCGGTTTAATTACCACTTGTGGCTTATCGCACGTGGGTGGACCCGAGCAAGATGCTACCGGCGAACGCGGCTTACACGGCCAAATCAGTAATATCCCGGCTGAAATAGAATCTATTATTCAACCCGATCCATTTACCGGCCAAATGGAAATGAGTATTACCGGTCGCATGAAACAAACCCAGGTATTGGGGCCGAGCTTAGAATTGAAACGAAACCTATCCAGCACTCTTGGTCGAGCAAGCATCCGGATAAAAGATGAAGTTATCAACCGGGGCAATACGCCCGCGCCGCACATGCTGCTCTACCACTGTAATTTTGGCTGGCCTTTAGTAGACGAAGGCACCGATATAATCTGGAATGGTGAGTGGCAATCGCCGGGTGAGGTAACGAGTACCAAAATATTCAGAGAAGGAAATAATTTCCGGAAGTGCTCCCCGCCTTTAGACACCCACGCGGGTAGCGGCGAAGAAGTAGCCTTTATTCAGGTTACGCCGGATGCCGCTGGATGGTGTACTACCGGTTTACATAATGCCCGTTTAAATTTAGCGGTTGCTTTACGATTTCAAAAAGCGCAGCTTCCCTGGTTTACTAACTGGCAACACTGGGGAAAAAACGAATACGTTACCGGCCTCGAACCGGGCACCCATCCTCCTATCGGACAAGCCAAAGCTCGGGAACAGCAACAACTCCTATTTATCAACCCCGGCGAAAGCCGGCATTACGAGCTGGAGATAGAAGTATTTACCAGCCCCGACAGCATTCTAAAATTTTTACAAAATAATATCTCAGCGGATTAA
- a CDS encoding RagB/SusD family nutrient uptake outer membrane protein: MKKTILFTFLVGSMLSSCKDDFLTIVPETQLSSATFFTKEADFQQAVNAAYVPLRTIFNDRAWLLGEMHSDNTYYARNPLFGATEQQEDIADFAIPTANGVTSNTHVLNQYRQDYLIIARTNQVLSTIDKVDFAAESKNNLKGQALFLRAFAYFELVRYFGKVPLHLTPVTNREEAALPLSSEEELYTQIVKDLTEAIPMLPAKSKQEAGRVTSGAARTLLANVYINQKKWAEAETLLREVVTSNEYALIPNYADVFSTSTSNKNNKESVFEVQFLEGSAGLNGNFIYQFMPRPMAATEVVTIMGTSNPQPLDAEGNNIPTPDIIAAYETGDIRKDASIGYITLSGSARSNKVYPYIKKFAKPHALHNNTGTNWPVYRYSEVLLFLAEALNEQGKTGDAATFLNQVRSRAGLGEAQGDLREAIYQERRVELAFENKRWFDLVRTGRAIDVITAYGQRVKANPVAYYYPEGSQPRSHAFSNITLTYALPADEAALSPYF; encoded by the coding sequence ATGAAAAAAACAATCCTATTCACCTTCCTGGTAGGTTCGATGCTTAGCAGCTGCAAGGATGATTTTTTAACCATTGTGCCGGAAACGCAATTAAGTTCGGCAACTTTCTTCACCAAAGAGGCTGATTTTCAACAGGCGGTTAACGCAGCTTACGTTCCGTTGCGCACTATTTTTAACGACCGGGCCTGGCTCTTGGGAGAAATGCATTCGGATAACACCTATTATGCTCGTAACCCGCTTTTTGGCGCCACGGAGCAACAGGAAGATATTGCCGATTTTGCTATACCAACGGCAAATGGAGTTACTTCCAATACGCACGTTTTGAACCAGTATCGCCAGGATTATTTAATTATTGCCCGGACCAATCAAGTTTTGTCTACGATTGATAAGGTAGATTTTGCGGCCGAATCGAAGAATAATTTAAAAGGTCAGGCCCTATTTTTAAGAGCTTTTGCCTATTTTGAATTGGTGCGCTATTTTGGCAAAGTGCCTTTGCATTTAACGCCGGTTACCAACCGGGAAGAAGCGGCTTTGCCTCTGTCTTCGGAGGAAGAATTATACACTCAGATTGTAAAAGATCTCACCGAGGCCATTCCGATGCTGCCCGCAAAATCCAAACAAGAAGCTGGCCGGGTTACCTCCGGAGCCGCCCGGACTTTATTAGCGAATGTATACATTAATCAAAAGAAATGGGCCGAAGCCGAAACGCTGTTACGGGAAGTAGTTACCAGCAACGAGTACGCGTTAATTCCCAATTACGCCGATGTGTTCTCTACCTCCACCAGTAACAAGAATAATAAGGAGTCGGTTTTTGAAGTGCAATTCCTGGAAGGATCGGCCGGGTTAAACGGTAATTTTATTTACCAATTTATGCCGCGCCCCATGGCCGCTACCGAAGTAGTAACGATTATGGGCACTTCTAATCCGCAACCCTTGGATGCCGAAGGCAACAACATTCCTACTCCGGATATTATTGCGGCCTATGAAACCGGTGATATTCGTAAAGATGCTTCTATTGGCTACATTACGTTAAGTGGTAGCGCCCGCAGTAACAAGGTATATCCGTATATTAAAAAATTTGCTAAACCGCACGCGCTGCATAACAATACCGGTACCAACTGGCCCGTGTATCGTTACTCCGAAGTTTTACTATTCTTAGCCGAAGCTTTAAACGAACAAGGAAAAACCGGGGATGCCGCTACTTTTCTGAACCAGGTCCGCAGCCGGGCAGGTTTAGGCGAAGCTCAGGGCGACTTGCGCGAAGCTATTTACCAGGAACGTCGCGTAGAATTAGCCTTTGAAAATAAACGCTGGTTCGACTTGGTACGGACCGGTCGGGCCATAGATGTCATTACGGCGTATGGCCAACGGGTTAAAGCTAATCCGGTAGCTTATTATTATCCGGAAGGCAGTCAGCCTCGTAGCCACGCTTTTAGCAATATTACTTTAACCTATGCTTTACCGGCCGATGAAGCGGCTTTAAGCCCTTATTTTTAA